The following DNA comes from Halostagnicola kamekurae.
CGGACGTCTGCGAGCGAGCGCCCGCTCACGACCGCCGTTCGAACCGTCGGATTCGATGCGAGAGACTGCACCGCGTCGACGGCCGTCGTCAGCGGGGTCGCCTCCGACGGGTCGTCGACGATCGGAGCCATCGTTCCGTCGAAATCCAGACAGAGCAAGACGGAATCCGTCTCGCGAAGCGCCGATCGGATGCGTGGCAACTGCTCGTCGACGGGTATCGGGCTGTCCTTCGACATCGTTAGACCGGCGACTGGTGTTCGTTCGTCAGTTCGTCGAGAGTGTCAGCGCCGTCTCGAACACGCTGCATCTGGGCGAACTGGTCTCGCATCCACGAATCCAAATCGGCGTCGAAGACGCGCTCGCGAAGCACCGACATCCGTCGTCGCTTCTCCCCTCGCGCCGTCGTCAAGACACGCTCGAGCGTTTCCGTGAACTGATCGGTCCTGTTGGGAGCGATCGAAAACGCGTGGGAGCCGAGCATCTCGTGTGCGCCGACGCGATTGCTCAACAGCAGCGCTCCCAGTTCGTCGACGCTGGCGGCCAGATACTCCTGTGCGACTAGATTCATCCCGTCGCAGACGGGACTCACCAACATTACGTCGGCGTTGCGGTACAATGCGCACAAATCCTCCTGTGGAAGGATGTCTTCGGTGTAGACGATCGGTTGCCACTCGTCGGTGCCAAAACGTACGTTGATCCGTTCGACTTGCTGTCGGACAGCAGACCCCAGTTGTTGATAGGCAGGAATAGTAGTTCGCGACGGCGTCGCTTTCTGGACGAACGTAAACGACCCCCGCCACTGCGGATTCCGTTCGAAGAACGTTTCGACCGCGGCGAGTCGTTGGGGAATACCCTTCGTGTAATCGAGCCGGTCGACGCCGAGTCCGACCGCGTTCGACTGGGGAATCCCGTACTCGTCGCAGATCGATTCCCAGTTGCTCGAATCTGTCTCTCGGGACATCGTCGCGTACGACGACGCATCGACGCCCATCGGCGTCGCGACGACTCGAGTCTCGTTTCCGTCGTACCTGATCGTTCGGGTAGATCGGTCAACCGTCGCGGACGGGAGGAAGACGTCGACACACTCGAGGAACGTATCCGCGTACTGATCGACGTGAAAACCCAGCAAATCGTTCCCGAGCAAACCGTCGAGTAACTCGGACCCTATCGGGCAGTGGTCGAACGTCTCCGGGGATGGCCACGGGATGTGCCAGAAGTGAGCGACCGTCACCGAATCGGGAACGCGGTCCCGGATGAGTCGCGGTGCGAAACCGAGGTGATAATCCTGTAACCAGACGACCGACTCCTCGGACGCGTGTCTCGAAACTGCCGTCGCGAACCGGTCGTTGATCCGTCGGTACCACTCGAGATCGCCCGGCCGGTCGTCTATCAGCTGTTCGAACCCGTGACAGAGCGGCCACAGTACCCGGTTGCTAAATCCGTAGTAGTACGAATCTACGGCTTGCTCGGAAAACCAGAGCCGTCGAAGCGTGTACTCTCCCTCGTCCGGCGGAACGCGCACGCAGTCGTTCTCGTCGACGACCGCCTCGTCAGCGTCGCCGTCGCCCCACGCGATCCACGTCCCGTTCGATCGACGAAGGACGGGATCCAGTCCAGCAGTGAGGCCGCCAGTCGGTTCGTCGACCGTGATCTGTCGGTCCGACGCATCGGTAGCGTCTTCCTCACCGTCCGATACTGATTCCACTCCGGATTCGTCGGGCTCATCGATCTCCTCTGCGAACTCGTGGCGATAGGGCTGGCGGTTCGAAACCACGATCAGCGATTCGGGACACACGCTCGAAAGAGACGGCAGCTGCGTATCGCGGTCGGTCCGTCCACCGGACCGATAGTCCGAGTCGATTCGGTTGGTAGTAGAGACACTTCGTCGCCCGATCGATCGCCCTCGCTTCTCGAGATTTCGCATTCGCTGAAACAGGACAGGGTCCCCACGCGTTGGTTCGCCGCCTGCAACCGCATGGTAGTCTAATAGCGCCCGATAGTAGTCAGTCTCGAGAACTGGTCAGTCGACTGGTGAACGAGTTCGTGTGCCGAGTAACCGTATGGGCGGACACCACGTTTCCGGTGAATAGAGGAGTCGGAAAAGCGGTGATCGATCCCGAGGCGAGTGGCTGCCGAGATGGACTGTTACTCGGATTCGACGGTTTCGACGAGGACCTTCTGTACTACGTCCGGATCCTCGAGCAACTGGTGTTCCGTATAACTTCCCTCGGCGCTACCCCCGCTCTGTCGGGACTGCTCGATGATATCGAGGAACGCGTGTTCTTTCAGCAGGTCCCTGACCCGCCGCAACGAGAGCGTGTCCGATCCCTCCTGCCGGCAGATCTCCTCGTAGACGTCGAAAATTCGGGTCGTCCGGAAACCGTCTTCGTCCGTTTCGTTCAACGAAAGTACCGCAAGCGCCTGCAGAACGTACCGCGAGTGTGGGGTCGACCCGCGGATGAGCTCGCGGAACCGATCGGTTTCGGCCCGCTCACGGGCCTGCACCACGAACTCCTCGCGAACGGTTTCGCTCGAGTTCGACTGGGCGATCTCACCCGCGTACCGGAGAATGTCGATCGCTTTCCTGGCGTCTCCGTGCTCTCTGGCGGCAAGGGCCGCCGCACGCGGAATGACGGAGGGCTCGAGCACGCCGTCTTTGAAGGCGTCGCTCCGGGCCTGCATGATATCTCGTAGCTGGTTCGCATCGTAGGGCGGAAAGACGAACTCGCGCTCACACAGCGACGATTTGACGCGTTCGTCCATTCGATCCTTGTACTTGATCTTGTTGCTGATGCCGATGACACCAATCTTGCAGTCCGTCAGCTTCCCGGCTTCGCCCGCGCGCGAAAGTTGCATTAGAATGTCGTCGTCGTCGAGTTTGTCGACTTCGTCCAGGATGATGAGAACGACGCCATACTGGGAGTCGAGAACCTGCCAGAGACGCTTGTAGTACGTCGACGTGCTCAACCCTTTGTCCGGGATTTTGATGTCGGTCGCCTCCGAGTTGTTCATCGAATAGGCGATCGTCTGGACGGCCTGCGTTTCCGTGTTGTCCTGTGCGCAGTCGACGTAGGCGAACTCCGCGGTGACACCCTCCTCTTTGGCGACCCGCACGAGTCGTTCGGAGATATGTTTGGCACAGAGCGATTTCCCGGTACCCGTTTTTCCGTATATCAATAGATTGCTGGGGCTTTGTCCGAAGATAGCGGGGTTGACGGCGTTCGCGAGGTCCGCAATTTCGTCGTCTCGACCGACGATACGGCCTTCCTCTGGCAGATGGTTGATCTCGAGGAGTTCTTTGTTCTCGAATATGTGGTCGTCTCTCGTAAAGAGATCGTCACCGGAACTCGACATGGGTCACTGACACCACGTTTCCGGTGAATTATCTTTACTGTTTGGATCGGATGGAATCGGTCGGCAGCGAATCGCGGATCTCGTCTCGAGGGAGGGATCGGCGTTCCCAGAGAAGGACCACCGGTGGGCGAAGCGTATTCTCGAGCGCGCACACACCGAGTTTCCGGTGAAAGGGATCGAAGGGCGGCCGATCGCCAGAAACACTGGATACGGAGATAGTGGACGATAGGTACAGCGGAGACTGACAAACACAGTGGAGATAGTTGGTGGAGACAGACACACCGTGTTTCCGGTGAAAGGCGACGAAAGGGCGGGGTTGTGATCGGCCCGGTGGATTTTGTCCACCTGACTGATCTTGTTCGTTCGTCAGATCTCATTTTCCGGCGAGTTCCGTTCGGGGGGTTATATCGGAGTAGTTCCGGATAATGGAGTGTTCTCAGAAGAAGGTGTGTTCCGCGTTAATTTCCGCAACAACCGATCGTCTGAAGTATAAAAGTTGGAGAAGAAAAGTTGGAAGAAAACAATATTGAGTGTTGGATTAAGCCGGCTTTGGATTGCTGTATCTATACTAACTCACTGTTCTTACTACAGCAAATTATTAATATTAGTAGTGAGTATAGCCCATTGATTGGATCGGTTTGAAAAGAAGACGGTAGTCGGTTTGCAGCCGTTTTCACCGGAACTTGCGCTGATCGCCTCTTGTTCGGCGTTTCATCCCGGTGTTTCTTCTCGACGTTTCCCTTCGATTTTCTCTCACTTTGTTCCGCTCTCGTTCGTGAGCAATTGTAAGTGTGATCGGATATGGGTTCTGAGCCCTTCTCGCTCGAGTTTCACAGAGAACACCTCGAGAATTGACTACTGGTACCGACCGTTCGACTATCGGTACGAATCATTCGACTACTGGTTCTGATCGTTCACACT
Coding sequences within:
- a CDS encoding Cdc6/Cdc18 family protein produces the protein MSSSGDDLFTRDDHIFENKELLEINHLPEEGRIVGRDDEIADLANAVNPAIFGQSPSNLLIYGKTGTGKSLCAKHISERLVRVAKEEGVTAEFAYVDCAQDNTETQAVQTIAYSMNNSEATDIKIPDKGLSTSTYYKRLWQVLDSQYGVVLIILDEVDKLDDDDILMQLSRAGEAGKLTDCKIGVIGISNKIKYKDRMDERVKSSLCEREFVFPPYDANQLRDIMQARSDAFKDGVLEPSVIPRAAALAAREHGDARKAIDILRYAGEIAQSNSSETVREEFVVQARERAETDRFRELIRGSTPHSRYVLQALAVLSLNETDEDGFRTTRIFDVYEEICRQEGSDTLSLRRVRDLLKEHAFLDIIEQSRQSGGSAEGSYTEHQLLEDPDVVQKVLVETVESE
- a CDS encoding alpha,alpha-trehalose-phosphate synthase (UDP-forming); amino-acid sequence: MRNLEKRGRSIGRRSVSTTNRIDSDYRSGGRTDRDTQLPSLSSVCPESLIVVSNRQPYRHEFAEEIDEPDESGVESVSDGEEDATDASDRQITVDEPTGGLTAGLDPVLRRSNGTWIAWGDGDADEAVVDENDCVRVPPDEGEYTLRRLWFSEQAVDSYYYGFSNRVLWPLCHGFEQLIDDRPGDLEWYRRINDRFATAVSRHASEESVVWLQDYHLGFAPRLIRDRVPDSVTVAHFWHIPWPSPETFDHCPIGSELLDGLLGNDLLGFHVDQYADTFLECVDVFLPSATVDRSTRTIRYDGNETRVVATPMGVDASSYATMSRETDSSNWESICDEYGIPQSNAVGLGVDRLDYTKGIPQRLAAVETFFERNPQWRGSFTFVQKATPSRTTIPAYQQLGSAVRQQVERINVRFGTDEWQPIVYTEDILPQEDLCALYRNADVMLVSPVCDGMNLVAQEYLAASVDELGALLLSNRVGAHEMLGSHAFSIAPNRTDQFTETLERVLTTARGEKRRRMSVLRERVFDADLDSWMRDQFAQMQRVRDGADTLDELTNEHQSPV